The proteins below come from a single Pichia kudriavzevii chromosome 2, complete sequence genomic window:
- a CDS encoding uncharacterized protein (PKUD0B10560; similar to Saccharomyces cerevisiae YCR011C (ADP1); ancestral locus Anc_1.427) yields the protein MHVQIWLPLLPTWSIAYPYSFTLARSIHKPTMRVLNWLLVLNAHVACGLEFNGRPASDGSIGIKEYVSFVLQQGNVAPTDKDDFDKEIVQVNKSDKEKCPPAFNCNLPNFPCTQFSTCNPFTGHCECKAGFGGDDCSIPLCGGLSDGLNRPKRPENQTCECNDGWSGINCNICESDEVCDPFVPVGLKGTCYKSGIIVNRVNQMCDVTNQKILKILDGKIPQVTFGCNKTAQACDFQFWIDQKESFYCDLSGCDFQYDLQSNTTHYKCEDVQCSCMPGRMLCGENGSIDISDFLTYEIQGPADFSCDIDSKDCKFSEPHMNDLINSVFGDPQINLHCESSECVHKSEIPGYELPGKKRFTLVDFTKLFSVFVGCSVVLILSLNKVKSSPLFLNSLTLGDDDSDDSRLTNANMVLENYKQAILSFDNVSYSIKNKPILNNAFGFVKPGECLAIMGSSGAGKSTLLDILACKTKGGNISGDIYVNGKRIQSPSEIEIYKDSIGFVNQDDIMIPTLTVYETVLNSALLRLPNSMSLEVKQSKVLQILNELKIMHIKDMLIGSDFERGISGGEKRRVAIACELVTSPSILFLDEPTSGLDGYNAFNVVESLVRLAKVYNRTIIFTIHQPRSNIVSLFDKLLLLSDGDVIYTGEMSECAKYFTSIGFRCPLGYNIADYLIDITNEKIETSIDPEIDHVHEISPDLETSEISEWQHYASHRDELAKTLVSNKIVTRNDKNLAQFFQDSYIFQGVKDSIGEHVSNFDLSYFEIETKVIKANWLNQITVLSSRAFKNSYRNPKLLWGHYLLALVMGLFCSYLYYDVENNISGFQNRLGLFFFILTLFGFSTLTGLDSFAKERAVFIRERSNNYYHPLTYYFSKLLCDVLPLRVFPPIILLAITYPIVGLNMQGYKFWVAIAILILFNLAAAMEVLVIGIMVKDSGSATMLSVLVLLFSLLFAGLFINKETIPLGLSWIEKLSVFHYAYEALAVNEVNGLILREKKFGLNIEVPGAVILSTFGFDAGAIGWDIGCLGIMIGSSALLGGLLLSVYVYEIR from the coding sequence ATGCATGTCCAGATATGGCTGCCGTTACTTCCCACGTGGAGTATCGCATATCCCTACTCATTTACTCTTGCTAGATCTATACACAAACCAACTATGCGTGTGCTCAATTGGCTACTAGTACTGAACGCACATGTTGCCTGCGGGCTTGAATTCAACGGACGCCCGGCTAGTGATGGTTCAATTGGCATAAAAGAGTATGTGTCGTTTGTGTTACAACAAGGCAACGTAGCCCCAACAGACAaggatgattttgataaagagATTGTGCAAGTCAATAAAAGTGACAAGGAGAAATGTCCGCCCGCTTTCAACTGCAATTTACCCAATTTCCCCTGCACGCAATTTTCGACTTGTAATCCGTTTACAGGGCACTGTGAATGTAAGGCTGGGTTTGGTGGAGATGATTGTTCGATTCCTTTGTGTGGTGGTTTATCGGATGGTCTCAATAGACCGAAAAGAccagaaaatcaaacatgTGAGTGCAATGACGGATGGTCGGGCATCAACTGTAATATCTGTGAAAGTGACGAGGTTTGCGACCCTTTTGTTCCTGTTGGTTTGAAAGGTACATGTTACAAGTCCGGCATCATCGTCAATAGGGTAAATCAGATGTGTGATGTCACAAATCagaaaatcttgaaaatattggatGGGAAGATTCCGCAAGTTACTTTTGGATGTAACAAAACTGCACAGGCGTGTGATTTCCAATTCTGGATAGATCAAAAGGAAAGCTTTTATTGCGACTTGAGTGGATGCGACTTCCAATATGATCTCCAATCTAACACTACTCACTACAAGTGTGAGGATGTACAATGTAGCTGTATGCCTGGTAGAATGTTATGTGGAGAAAATGGGTCAATTGATATTTCGGACTTTTTAACATACGAAATCCAAGGCCCTGCAGACTTTTCTTGTGATATTGATTCTAAAGACTGCAAGTTCAGTGAACCTCATATGAATGATCTGATAAATTCTGTCTTTGGTGACCCACAGATTAATTTGCACTGTGAATCTAGTGAATGTGTCCACAAATCCGAAATTCCGGGATATGAACTCCCTGGGAAAAAGAGATTCACTTTAGTAGATTTTACTAAGCTTTTTAGTGTGTTTGTTGGTTGTTCAGtggtattgattttatcCTTGAACAAAGTTAAGTCGTCTCCGCTGTTTTTAAATTCACTCACTTTAGGAGACGACGATAGCGACGATAGTAGGCTAACGAATGCAAATATGGTGTTGGAAAACTACAAGCAAGCAATTCTatcttttgataatgtttCCTATTCAATTAAAAACAAGCCTATCCTTAACAATGCCTTTGGGTTTGTTAAGCCTGGCGAATGTCTGGCGATTATGGGAAGTTCTGGTGCTGGTAAGTCTACATTATTGGATATTTTAGCTTGTAAAACAAAGGGGGGTAATATCAGCGGTGATATTTATGTAAATGGGAAGAGAATCCAGTCTCCTTCCGAAATAGAGATATACAAAGACTCAATTGGATTTGTCAATCAAGATGATATTATGATTCCAACCTTAACAGTTTATGAAACCGTTCTCAATAGTGCGTTATTAAGACTACCGAACTCTATGTCACTAGAGGTGAAACAATCAAAAGTCTTGCAAATTCTAaatgaattgaaaatcATGCATATAAAAGATATGCTAATTGGGTCCGATTTTGAGAGAGGAATATCTGGTGgtgaaaaaagaagggtTGCTATTGCTTGTGAGTTAGTTACTTCCCCCtctattttgtttcttgatGAACCGACATCTGGGCTCGATGGTTATAACGCTTTCAATGTTGTGGAGTCGCTGGTGAGACTCGCCAAGGTCTATAATAGAACAATCATTTTCACGATCCATCAACCGAGAAGTAATATTGTCTCACTGTTTGATAAGCTGTTGCTTTTATCTGATGGTGATGTGATCTATACTGGAGAAATGAGTGAGTGTGCTAAATACTTTACAAGTATTGGTTTTAGATGTCCACTTGGATACAACATTGCAGATTACTTGATTGATATtaccaatgaaaaaattgaaacttcaaTTGACCCAGAAATTGATCATGTCCATGAAATTAGCCCAGATCTGGAAACAAGTGAAATTTCAGAGTGGCAGCATTATGCTTCACATAGAGATGAGCTTGCTAAGACGTTGGTTTCTAATAAGATTGTTACCAGGAACGATAAAAATTTAGcacaattttttcaagacTCCTACATTTTTCAAGGAGtaaaagattcaattggTGAACATGTGAgcaattttgatttgtctTACTTtgaaatagaaacaaaggTAATTAAAGCAAACTGGTTGAACCAAATTACGGTTCTTTCCTCAAGAGCCTTCAAAAACTCGTATagaaatccaaaacttTTATGGGGTCATTATTTACTCGCTTTAGTCATGGGATTGTTTTGTTCCTATCTCTATTATGACGtagaaaataatattaGTGGGTTCCAAAACAGATTAGgccttttcttctttatattGACTTTATTTGGCTTTAGCACGTTGACAGGATTGGATTCATTTGCCAAAGAAAGGGCAGTTTTCATAAGGGAAAGATCAAACAACTATTATCACCCTTTGACCTACTATTTTTCCAAGCTGCTTTGTGATGTTTTACCATTAAGAGTTTTTCCGCCAATCATTCTACTTGCAATTACTTACCCGATAGTTGGCTTGAATATGCAGGGTTATAAATTCTGGGTTGCAATTGCTATCTTgattctcttcaatttagCCGCTGCCATGGAAGTCTTGGTTATCGGGATTATGGTTAAAGATTCGGGTTCTGCTACAATGCTTTCCGTATTGgtgcttttgttttcccTTTTATTTGCCGGTCTCTTTATCAATAAGGAGACTATTCCTTTAGGGTTGTCATGGATTGAGAAGCTCTCTGTATTTCACTATGCATATGAAGCATTGGCTGTTAACGAAGTTAATGGCTTAATCCTAAGAGAAAAGAAGTTTGGTTTGAATATAGAAGTTCCTGGTGCTGTTATTTTATCCACGTTTGGGTTTGACGCAGGGGCCATAGGTTGGGACATAGGCTGCTTAGGTATCATGATTGGGTCAAGTGCTCTTCTGGGAGGGCTGCTTTTGAGTGTGTATGTATATGAAATACGTTAA
- a CDS encoding uncharacterized protein (PKUD0B10550; similar to Saccharomyces cerevisiae YOR021C (SFM1); ancestral locus Anc_5.605) produces MGERMKYVIEHMEQGFTQWVILEYSQIIKDVGKENLFLVSLPKTTTEDDIPRELRELGLQWTTEDIVPYLTESHGVTKKEELCLLDPRAEIDLQPSDAAEFKYFIFGGILGDHPPRDRTGELKRKLNCPSRRLGSLQMTTDTAVRTTQIILEKQTKFEDIKFIDYPEIRFNKHEATEMPFRYVLDESGTPIFPEGMVDLIHADNQKSLDDFF; encoded by the coding sequence ATGGGTGAAAGAATGAAGTACGTTATTGAGCATATGGAACAGGGCTTCACTCAGTGGGTCATCCTTGAATACTcccaaatcatcaaagaCGTTGGAAAGGAAAACCTCTTTCTTGTCTCTCTTCCAAAGACAACTACGGAAGACGACATTCCAAGAGAATTACGTGAGTTGGGTCTCCAGTGGACAACAGAAGACATTGTTCCATACTTAACTGAGAGTCATGGTGTcacaaaaaaagaagaactttGCTTACTTGACCCAAGAGCAGAAATCGATTTGCAACCATCAGATGCTGCTGAATTCAAGTACTTCATCTTTGGGGGTATCCTAGGTGATCATCCACCAAGGGATCGTACTGGGGAGCTAAAGCGAAAACTAAATTGCCCTTCTCGCCGCTTGGGTAGTTTGCAAATGACTACCGATACTGCGGTACGTACGACTCAAATCATCCTCGAGAAGcaaaccaaatttgaagaCATCAAGTTTATCGATTATCCTGAAATTAGATTCAACAAGCATGAAGCTACTGAAATGCCATTCAGATATGTCCTTGACGAATCGGGAACACCAATCTTCCCTGAGGGAATGGTCGACCTTATCCATGCAGATAATCAAAAGAGCTTAGATGATTTCTTTTAG
- a CDS encoding uncharacterized protein (PKUD0B10530; similar to Saccharomyces cerevisiae YER173W (RAD24); ancestral locus Anc_8.239): MDISENETDVSTESVISEESDGRSTKTHLSSPIRRYIGSQHEKRKYEEDSQKFEDLKRNLNLGRAKRVRVPPNHDPAHGTNNGTRKTWAIECTPESKAELCIHKRKIDDLEKNISDLIYQRSKTRMLVVSGPSGSGKSTAVKLLAGEIMSRKLSLYRQNMLGSEISDNLNKSTGSSEDHIVEFNILSESSAGKSSVSYFSEFLSQCKLLTGLNEKCIIVEELPNIFHKDTHSNFQGAIWDWISSNDIRLPPLIMCLTEFDIDNDLDYNNGTTFTIENTVKVETVLGHKLMLLENNGWKRIKFNRVAKTFLRKALERACKVEEVQRNWHIDEQIDTLSNLGDLRNAINSLEFWYNYQYDPNEEVEYASLGKGVGMNLFHSIGKILYNTKHKSEEVEEFRKRHNITDYHRIDPHLAVADNVSSEVMSHLIRFNLCCLENYACITSNVSQELNEFMEILSVSDNLIQRSSSSSQSSILNNASFFSCYGMRHQCELMIRGNDNSRMSLQAGNACKGLVYSRDSKLKKRQRSTMLEVAEHLTRRELRMIRRRTFANICALDFILIDGYYQPFIFSSFKFRYMMYQRGKMLDRPVERIGGRFTNTLTADDEIIAEEDDHNAASKVAITLLEDVYFGSEEHMSSSEHDDDGGEFASDPIEDSSDEVFIENTGEEEEDADVFSDNSEVMRLFEE, encoded by the coding sequence ATGGACATAAGTGAAAATGAGACAGACGTCAGTACTGAATCTGTGATAAGCGAAGAAAGTGATGGAagatcaacaaaaacacacCTAAGTAGTCCAATAAGACGATATATTGGATCACAACATGAAAAACGCAAGTATGAGGAAGATAGTCAAAAGTTTGAGGATCTGAAACGGAATTTAAACTTAGGGAGGGCCAAGCGTGTTAGAGTACCGCCAAACCATGATCCAGCACATGGAACGAATAATGGTACAAGGAAGACATGGGCAATTGAATGTACACCCGAATCCAAAGCTGAATTGTGTATTCATAAGCGTAAAATTGACGATCTGGAGAAAAACATCAGTGATTTAATTTACCAGAGGTCGAAGACTAGAATGCTTGTTGTATCCGGTCCCAGTGGCAGCGGAAAGAGTACAGCGGTAAAACTTTTGGCTGGAGAAATAATGTCCAGAAAATTGTCCTTGTATCGACAAAACATGCTTGGATCTGAAATTAGTGAtaatttgaacaaatcaaCGGGTTCAAGTGAGGATCATATTGTGGAGTTTAATATACTGAGTGAATCTTCCGCTGGGAAATCATCAGTTTCTTATTTTAGTGAATTTTTGAGTCAATGCAAACTTCTAACTGGCCTGAATGAGAAATGTATTATAGTTGAGGAACTTCCAAATATATTTCATAAAGACACGCATTCCAATTTCCAAGGTGCAATTTGGGATTGGATCTCTTCTAATGATATCCGATTGCCACCTTTAATTATGTGCCTAACagaatttgatattgataatgatCTCGACTATAATAATGGTACGACTTTTACGATTGAAAATACAGTTAAAGTTGAAACGGTCTTAGGTCACAAGCTGATGCTATTGGAGAATAATGGATGGAAGAGgatcaaattcaacagGGTTGcaaaaacttttctaaGAAAGGCGTTGGAGAGAGCATGTAAAGTAGAAGAAGTTCAACGAAACTGGCATATTGATGAACAGATTGATACCTTGTCAAATTTAGGAGATTTAAGAAATGCCATAAATTCTTTAGAGTTTTGGTACAACTACCAGTATGATCCGAACGAGGAAGTAGAGTACGCCTCTCTGGGTAAGGGTGTAGGAATGAACTTGTTTCACTCAATAGGTAAGATTCTATACAACACTAAACATAAAAGtgaggaagttgaagaattcagGAAGAGACACAATATAACCGATTATCATCGAATAGATCCGCATCTAGCAGTTGCGGATAATGTGAGCAGTGAGGTGATGTCACATTTAATAAGATTCAATCTTTGCTGCTTGGAAAATTATGCATGTATAACTTCCAATGTTAGTCAAGAATTAAATGAATTTATGGAGATATTGAGTGTGTCTGACAATCTTATACAAAGAAGCTCTAGTTCAAGTCAGTCCAGTATTCTAAATAATGcttcatttttcagttGTTATGGTATGAGGCATCAATGTGAATTAATGATAAGAGGTAATGATAATAGTAGAATGAGTCTTCAGGCTGGAAATGCTTGTAAAGGTTTAGTTTATTCGAGGGACTCGAAATTAAAGAAACGTCAAAGAAGTACAATGCTTGAAGTTGCTGAGCATTTGACGAGACGAGAGCTAAGAATGATCAGGAGAAGGACATTTGCCAATATATGCGCCCTagattttattttgatagATGGTTATTATCAAccctttattttttccagcTTTAAGTTTCGATATATGATGTACCAAAGGGGGAAGATGTTGGATAGACCCGTAGAGCGCATTGGTGGTAGATTCACGAATACGCTCACagcagatgatgaaataatAGCGGAGGAGGATGACCACAATGCAGCTTCCAAAGTGGCTATTACGCTTTTGGAAGATGTATACTTTGGGAGTGAAGAACACATGAGCTCAAGTGAACATGATGACGATGGCGGAGAGTTTGCAAGTGATCCTATAGAGGACAGTAGTGATGAAGTTTTCATCGAGAATACGGgggaagaggaggaggatgCAGACGTGTTCAGTGACAATTCGGAAGTAATGAGGctgtttgaagaataa
- a CDS encoding uncharacterized protein (PKUD0B10540; similar to Saccharomyces cerevisiae YDR097C (MSH6); ancestral locus Anc_8.235), translating to MVEEIPKKMKQASLMSFLTRKKPIVKPPTPPAEESNKPPLKELQPPIETTITPDTTVDDFKGSQELGLNLREENSNVKKKETPSKLQKEHYRDPTSSPAHLNGSFDDSFNSIASSPVKGRRKRINYSELSDEDEDEEDGVVKPRKKKRSFAWDDGDDEDFDMDSDVKNSDNDDDDDDEFTDDRNSTKEELENLYDNTKIESEEEIEKDDFVEPLRKTSNSSKKGSKISSILSGRQKSPLKSNSLSAQKKFSKENEERYQWLITVKDADGHLETDPNYDPRTLYIPPSAWAKFTAFEKQYWEIKSKMWDTVVFFKKGKFFELYEKDADIAHSKFDLKLAGTGRANMRLAGVPEMSFDYWAKRFITAGYKVAKVDQKESMLAKEIRGKNGAQDAKESKVIQRELEYVLTCGTLMDENLLNDEMSKYCLSIKENIDWENSSKKIGLCFVDVSTGNFYLLEFDDDLECSKLETLLSQINPMEVLVPKNELDTLTLRVLKFNSHPNASFNFIKPEAEFWDHEKTVDELSKFNETHDLKTPPVLQSYYQHDKFLAFSAFGAVFWYLRTLKLDSNIISMGNFKEYNPFDKNLLGSSMRLDGITLQNLEVFNNSFDQSDRGTLFRILNRGVTAFGKRVFKNWVIHPLLNKHAIDERLDSVELLLNDGDLKYIIESKLKRVVDIERMLTRIHSKSLRAKDFVKVIDSFQVISELVNDINRYGIENLRGLLRSLINSFPIAEMNDLLVTWNDKFDRDAAINEDLIVPKEGVDAEFDESNVKIIGVENELNAYLKEYRKQYKSNEICYKDSGKEIYLIEVPIKLANKIPRDWQQMAATSKCKRYWSPEVKSLVKKLMELRELHKIICLNLKDKIYENFDKSYEKCMKVVTSIGKIDCLISLTRASESLGYPICRPEIVESDNSFIDYKQLRHPCFMPGSGILTTKDFIPNDIELGIDNKNNIGLLTGANAAGKSTLLRMSCIATIMAQIGCFLPAESARLSPVDAIMTRLGANDNIMQGKSTFYVELLETKKMLDNATPKSLIILDELGRGGSSSDGFAIAEAVLHHFATHIQAIGFFATHYANLGQSFLNHPKIIPLRMAILVDSDSKKITFLYKLEKGQSNGSFGMHVATMCGIPKDIVQNAEIAAKKWEHTSKLDKINDTKAGVIPLGVESDFSWWSQNKHIISCFGQEVEKEAMRSIFTMIDGL from the coding sequence ATGGTCGAAGAGATACCTAAGAAGATGAAACAGGCATCATTGATGTCCTTTTTGACCAGGAAGAAGCCAATTGTCAAACCTCCAACCCCTCCTGCTGAGGAGAGCAATAAACCTCCCTTGAAAGAGTTGCAGCCACCTATAGAAACAACAATTACCCCAGATACCACTGTCGATGATTTCAAAGGGTCTCAAGAATTGGGGTTGAACTtaagagaagaaaacagCAAtgtaaagaagaaagaaactCCCTCAAAATTGCAAAAGGAACATTACAGAGACCCAACTAGTTCTCCAGCTCATCTAAACGGTTCCTTCGACGATTCTTTTAATTCTATAGCATCTTCACCAGTAAAGGGCAGACGGAAACGTATAAACTATTCTGAATTGTccgatgaagatgaagatgaggaggatGGTGTTGTGAAGCCtaggaagaagaagagaagtTTTGCATGGGATGACGGGGATGAcgaagattttgatatgGATAGTGACGTTAAGAACAGTGATAATGATgacgacgatgatgatgagttTACTGATGATAGAAACTCAACAAAGGAAGAGCTAGAGAATCTTTACGATAACACCAAGATTGAATCTGAAGAAGAGATTGAAAAggatgattttgttgagCCCTTAAGAAAAACATcgaattcttcaaagaaaggATCCAAAATTTCCAGTATTTTATCTGGCAGGCAAAAATCACCTTTGAAGTCCAATTCACTATCTGCTCAGAAAAAATTCAGCAAAGAAAACGAAGAACGTTATCAATGGTTAATTACTGTTAAAGATGCTGATGGCCATTTGGAAACTGATCCAAATTATGATCCTAGGACATTGTATATACCACCATCTGCATGGGCAAAGTTTACTgcatttgagaaacaatACTGGGAAATTAAGTCTAAAATGTGGGATAcagttgttttttttaaaaaggGTAAATTCTTTGAGCTTTATGAGAAAGATGCCGATATTGCccattcaaaatttgatttAAAATTGGCCGGTACAGGGAGAGCAAATATGAGATTAGCTGGTGTTCCAGAAATGTCATTTGATTATTGGGCTAAAAGATTTATCACTGCTGGTTATAAGGTTGCCAAAGTCGACCAAAAAGAATCGATGCTTGCCAAAGAAATCAGAGGGAAAAATGGCGCCCAAGATGCAAAGGAGTCCAAAGTCATTCAAAGGGAATTAGAGTATGTTTTGACGTGCGGTACATTAATGGATGAGAATTTGCtcaatgatgaaatgtCAAAGTACTGCTTGtccatcaaagaaaatattgacTGGGAAAACAGCtctaaaaaaattggtCTTTGTTTTGTAGATGTATCAACTGGTAATTTTTACCTTTtagaatttgatgatgatctcGAATGTTCTAAGTTGGAAACATTATTATCCCAAATTAATCCTATGGAAGTCCTTGTTCCTAAGAATGAATTGGATACATTAACACTGAGAGTCTTAAAGTTTAACTCACATCCTAACGCCTCATTTAATTTCATAAAACCTGAAGCAGAATTCTGGGATCATGAGAAAACTGTTGACGAATTATCTAAATTTAATGAAACACATGACCTAAAGACTCCTCCTGTCTTACAATCATATTATCAGCATGATAAATTTTTAGCATTCTCTGCATTTGGTGCTGTTTTCTGGTATCTCAGAACGCTGAAGTTGGATTCTAATATTATATCCATGGGCAACTTTAAGGAATACAACCCATTCGATAAGAACTTATTGGGCTCATCCATGAGGTTAGATGGTATAACATTACAGAACTTGGAAGTTTTTAACAATTCATTTGATCAATCTGACCGTGGTACTTTATTTAGAATTTTGAACAGAGGAGTCACTGCTTTTGGTAAAAGAGTCTTTAAGAATTGGGTAATACATCCATTATTAAATAAACATGCCATTGATGAGAGATTGGATAGTGTGGAATTGCTGTTAAATGATGGTGATTTGAAGTATATTATTGAAtccaaattgaagagaGTTGTggatattgaaagaatgTTGACTAGAattcattcaaaatcattaaGGGCGAAAGATTTTGTAAAGGTGATTGATAGTTTCCAAGTGATTTCCGAGTTAGTTAACGACATAAACAGATATGGGATTGAGAATTTAAGGGGCCTTTTAAGATCCCTGATTAATAGTTTTCCTATTGCCGAAATGAATGATTTATTGGTAACTTGGaatgataaatttgataGGGATGCTGCAATAAACGAGGACCTGATTGTTCCGAAGGAGGGTGTCGATGCTGAATTCGATGAAAGCAATGTCAAGATAATTGGCGTCGAGAATGAATTAAATGCATACCTTAAAGAGTATAGGAAACAGTACAAGTCCAATGAGATCTGTTATAAAGATAGTGGCAAGGAAATTTACCTTATTGAGGTTCCAATTAAATTGGCCAACAAGATTCCAAGAGACTGGCAACAAATGGCAGCAACCTCCAAGTGTAAGAGATATTGGTCTCCTGAGGTTAAGTCTCTTGTTAAAAAGCTAATGGAATTGAGAGAACTACATAAAATTATATGCCTAAATCTGAAGGATAAAATTTATGAAAATTTCGACAAAAGCTATGAGAAATGTATGAAAGTTGTTACATCAATTGGCAAAATAGATTGTCTTATTTCCCTAACAAGAGCTTCTGAATCGTTGGGTTATCCAATATGCAGACCAGAGATAGTCGAGAGTGATAATTCATTTATTGACTATAAACAACTGAGACATCCTTGTTTTATGCCTGGCTCTGGTATTTTAACCACAAAAGATTTTATACCTAACGATATTGAGTTAGGAATAGATAATAAGAATAATATTGGTTTGTTAACAGGTGCTAATGCTGCAGGTAAATCTACCTTACTAAGGATGTCATGTATTGCTACCATAATGGCTCAAATCGGCTGTTTCCTTCCTGCAGAAAGTGCCAGGCTTTCGCCAGTCGATGCAATAATGACCAGGTTGGGAGCAAATGACAATATTATGCAAGGGAAATCTACTTTTTATGTTGAACTTTTAGAAACTAAGAAAATGTTGGATAATGCAACACCtaaatcattgattatTCTGGATGAATTAGGAAGAGGTGGTTCATCCAGTGATGGATTTGCAATTGCTGAAGCAGTTTTACATCATTTTGCTACCCACATCCAAGCGATTGGATTTTTTGCTACACACTATGCTAACCTTGGCCAGTCATTCTTGAACCATCCTAAGATAATACCATTAAGAATGGCGATATTAGTTGATTCTGATTCCAAGAAGATTACCTTTTTATACAAACTAGAGAAGGGACAATCTAATGGGTCTTTTGGTATGCATGTTGCCACAATGTGTGGAATACCAAAGGACATTGTTCAAAACGCCGAAATTGCAGCTAAGAAATGGGAACATACATCGAAACTAGATAAAATAAATGATACCAAAGCAGGTGTGATCCCGTTGGGTGTCGAAAGTGATTTTAGCTGGTGGAGTCAAAACAAACACattatttcttgttttggccaagaagttgaaaaagagGCGATGCGTAGCATTTTCACTATGATTGATGGATTATAG